A region of Chelonoidis abingdonii isolate Lonesome George chromosome 8, CheloAbing_2.0, whole genome shotgun sequence DNA encodes the following proteins:
- the RNF228 gene encoding LOW QUALITY PROTEIN: RING finger protein 228 (The sequence of the model RefSeq protein was modified relative to this genomic sequence to represent the inferred CDS: deleted 1 base in 1 codon), protein MAELAEKGSGSLGTAGGRQHQDGGAADGGGREEEEAAAAAANPPNYEDYECKICYNYFDLERRAPKLLECLHTFCQECLSQLHLRAAQRPPPAQAARPARRARAAAQRYHLLPDGAVQRAPPLPTSAVHSLPRNTKLGEAFPAAAPRPRPSPRSSGGGYESCQSCKRAALSAGCVCVVFSFLSMVVLLFTGLIFVNQYGGEPGPGGPASPSPVGPICLSVASILALFSVVVTWLICWLKYRPEGGGAAAPRSGTPRGRAAAAGGRRSHT, encoded by the exons AGAAGGGCAGCGGCAGCCTAGGGACGGCGGGCGGGCGGCAGCACCAAGATGGGGGGGCGGCGGAtggtggggggcgggaggaggaggaggcagcagccgCGGCCGCTAACCCCCCTAACTACGAGGACTACGAGTGCAAGATCTGCTATAATTACTTCGACCTGGAGCGGCGCGCGCCCAAGCTGCTGGAGTGCCTGCACACCTTCTGCCAGGAGTGCCTGAGCCAGCTGCACCTGCGGGCCGCGCAGCGCCCCCCGCCCGCGCAGGCCGCCCGCCCGGCTCGCCGCGCCAGGGCGGCGGCGCAGCGGTACCATCTGCTGCCCGATGGGGCCGTCCAACGCGCACCGCCCCTGCCGACCAGCGCTGTGCACAGCCTGCCGCGT AACACCAAGCTTGGCGAGGCCTTCCCTGCAGCTGCG CCCCGGCCGCGCCCCAGCCCGCGCTCCTCGGGCGGCGGCTAcgagagctgccagagctgcaagCGGGCGGCGCTGAGCGCGGGCTGCGTGTGTGTGgtgttctccttcctctccatggTGGTGCTGCTCTTCACCGGCCTCATCTTCGTCAACCAATACGGGGGGGAGCCGGGGCCCGGCGGCCCGGCCTCGCCCTCCCCCGTGGGGCCCATCTGCCTCTCGGTCGCCAGCATCCTCGCCCTCTTCTCCGTCGTGGTCACCTGGCTCATCTGCTGGCTCAAGTACCGACCCGAGGGGGGGGGCGCGGCGGCCCCCAGGAGCGGGACCCCCAGGGggcgggctgctgctgctggcggcaggaGGAGCCACACGTAG